A window of the Virgibacillus pantothenticus genome harbors these coding sequences:
- a CDS encoding site-specific integrase — MDQIKGKHIVDFLHNLQEDGMRLDGKKGSFLVQLFFYHYRILNNIFNFAVSIGAMNENPCKKIDKPKVEYEEAPVYSLEETIELLKCLDKESEVPHWQIAIKLAITAGLRRSELFGIDLKKHIDLDNGILHVRQALTYSKQKGLQFHEIKKGNRQARKRDIYLSKSLLKPIEKLIAIRNKEPLASNNYWDEERCLLLCDENGKPFNPSSLKNWWKRFLNRHNLTYIKIHSLRHTSASILINKGIDAKPIQERLGHSDIQTTINIYSHLYKETNQIVSEQLDDILQLNDVKNQ; from the coding sequence ATGGATCAGATAAAAGGGAAACATATTGTGGACTTTCTTCATAACTTGCAAGAAGACGGAATGCGATTGGATGGAAAAAAGGGAAGCTTTCTAGTTCAGCTATTTTTTTATCATTATCGCATACTTAATAATATATTTAACTTTGCTGTATCGATTGGAGCAATGAACGAAAATCCATGTAAGAAAATTGATAAACCAAAAGTTGAATACGAGGAAGCGCCAGTATATAGCCTGGAAGAAACCATTGAGTTATTAAAATGTCTCGATAAAGAAAGTGAAGTCCCCCACTGGCAAATTGCAATAAAACTCGCCATAACTGCTGGACTAAGGAGATCAGAACTTTTTGGGATAGATCTAAAAAAGCATATAGATTTAGATAATGGTATTCTACATGTTAGACAAGCATTAACTTATTCCAAACAAAAAGGGTTACAATTTCATGAAATTAAGAAAGGAAATAGACAAGCTAGGAAAAGAGATATTTATTTATCAAAATCCTTACTTAAACCTATAGAAAAATTGATTGCTATACGAAATAAAGAACCCCTTGCTTCAAATAATTATTGGGATGAAGAAAGATGTTTATTGCTTTGTGATGAAAACGGAAAACCTTTTAACCCTAGTTCCTTAAAGAATTGGTGGAAACGTTTCTTGAATCGCCATAACCTCACATATATTAAAATACACTCACTTAGGCATACATCTGCCAGCATTCTTATTAACAAGGGTATAGACGCTAAACCAATACAAGAAAGATTAGGTCACTCCGACATTCAAACAACAATTAATATTTATAGTCATCTTTATAAAGAAACAAATCAAATTGTTTCTGAACAACTAGACGATATTCTGCAATTAAATGATGTTAAGAACCAGTAA
- a CDS encoding ImmA/IrrE family metallo-endopeptidase → MDFGHEIGHYLRHCGCQLNMHPLFIDLQEWQANNFAYHFCVPTFMLDKLYNYKIYDIMQLFNVDYDFAYRRLEMYTNKMRTGGFFDEGYLTRA, encoded by the coding sequence ATGGACTTTGGTCATGAAATCGGACATTACCTTAGGCATTGCGGTTGTCAATTGAATATGCACCCTTTGTTTATTGATCTACAGGAATGGCAAGCAAATAACTTTGCGTATCATTTTTGCGTACCAACATTTATGTTGGATAAGCTATACAACTATAAAATATATGACATTATGCAACTATTTAATGTTGATTACGACTTTGCTTATAGAAGATTAGAGATGTATACAAATAAAATGCGAACAGGAGGTTTTTTTGATGAAGGTTATCTCACTAGAGCATAA
- a CDS encoding ribonuclease YeeF family protein: MKALYVSDLHSYIDKTISQLEQIHTQVKNIQKSVEAIIVLEDAFKGKTANSIRTFYQEVHMPFLLFLEGFITNYSDTLQEMKKSIQDMEPNKDGVIREDFLSQDVQRGFERMEQITMALTDEANAVLHSVKDIVNIPNIDDGEFLDKVQHAKKLNRQTIEKLHAFDRHNTAKLDPIEQDIRMMKNYISQIRELGNNGKIRIGSYQARQLDDQKFHKELVAGIENKAVRNAIGLEAVLGEAGKLLLSRYTRFAAIPIRYLQKHFGLKTMDYSYRAIHAVAAASGDRLTTGEFSTIEHQVISAVEVSDYKKVRQGTYYTLVDGRIVRKYQSESGSVEYELVDTIPENRWRPKKPEKNC; this comes from the coding sequence ATTAAGGCGCTTTATGTAAGCGACCTTCATAGCTATATTGACAAAACCATATCGCAGCTTGAACAAATACATACACAAGTAAAAAACATCCAGAAGAGCGTAGAAGCCATTATAGTTTTGGAGGATGCGTTTAAAGGGAAAACGGCTAACTCTATTCGAACCTTCTATCAAGAGGTACATATGCCGTTTCTGTTGTTTCTAGAGGGGTTTATTACGAATTACTCTGATACGTTACAGGAAATGAAAAAGTCGATTCAAGACATGGAACCAAACAAAGATGGGGTTATTCGCGAGGATTTTCTTTCTCAAGACGTGCAACGAGGTTTTGAGCGAATGGAACAGATTACCATGGCGTTAACGGATGAGGCAAATGCTGTTCTTCACTCGGTCAAAGATATTGTTAACATTCCCAATATAGACGATGGCGAGTTTCTTGATAAAGTACAACATGCGAAAAAGCTGAACCGTCAGACGATAGAGAAGCTCCACGCTTTTGACCGCCACAATACAGCTAAGCTAGACCCCATAGAACAAGATATTCGCATGATGAAGAATTATATTAGTCAAATCCGTGAGTTAGGAAACAATGGGAAGATACGTATTGGCAGCTACCAAGCAAGGCAACTAGATGATCAAAAGTTTCACAAAGAACTTGTAGCTGGTATTGAGAATAAGGCAGTTAGAAACGCAATTGGGCTAGAGGCGGTTCTTGGCGAAGCAGGCAAGCTTCTACTTTCTAGGTATACTCGATTTGCAGCTATTCCTATTCGATATTTACAGAAACATTTTGGATTAAAAACCATGGATTACAGCTACCGGGCTATACATGCAGTTGCAGCAGCATCAGGTGACCGTTTAACTACAGGAGAATTTTCTACCATTGAACACCAAGTAATTTCCGCAGTAGAGGTCTCGGACTATAAAAAAGTGAGACAGGGAACTTACTATACATTGGTGGATGGTAGAATCGTAAGAAAATATCAATCCGAATCTGGAAGTGTAGAATATGAATTAGTGGATACGATTCCTGAAAATCGATGGAGACCAAAGAAGCCAGAAAAAAACTGCTAG
- a CDS encoding heavy-metal-associated domain-containing protein: protein MAKAIIQLEPLTCPSCIRKIETALGKVTGVQTVKVLFNASKAKVEFDDAKANIEQLEEAITKLGYSVLSKKIA from the coding sequence ATGGCAAAAGCAATTATACAATTAGAGCCATTGACTTGCCCGTCATGTATTAGAAAAATAGAAACAGCATTAGGAAAAGTGACAGGTGTTCAAACGGTAAAAGTTCTTTTCAATGCAAGCAAAGCAAAAGTGGAATTTGATGACGCTAAGGCAAACATAGAACAATTAGAAGAAGCGATCACAAAATTAGGGTATTCTGTTTTATCTAAAAAAATTGCATAG